The genomic DNA ttgccataatgagcacttgtctctcaaatacataatTACAgtgaattttagccatattagagTAGATATAACATCAGACATGGTTTCAAGAACAAGACAAAACTAGCTGAAACAAGCCACCTACAATTCCCCACAttgcagcttcttgtcattgttgctttCTTTCTGGCCACCCAGAATCATAACACACGGACTTCTGACCCATTTTTATTGCACGTATCGTTTTCTTGATGTCAGCTAATCCGTTTTATGGGTGGTTGCCAGTGCCACACCCACTCTCAAAGGTGACACTTTGTTTTGTGACATCAGAAAGTTaactgttgtgtatgtgtgtgacagagCTAAGACCATTAAGAACACAGTGTGTCTGAATGTGGAGCTGACGGCAGAACAGTGGAAGAAAAAGTATGAAAGAGAGAAGGCGAAGAACACAACCCTGAGGGGCACCGTCACCTGGCTGGAGAACGAACTCAACCGCTGGAGAAATggtatgagagaaaaaaatacggGAACCATAAATCGATATTCAGTTAGTGTTCAAAGATTACTAATAAGTCCATGAATCACGCTCATGTCTGTATTTTAGGATTGAACAGAGTCGTATTCATTAGTGTactgcacaccgtagcaaaagtTTTGCAKTCTAAACCGTGTTTAGAGAACTGTTTCCGTTGCAAAATAGTTTGCMacggtgtgcactaatgactACAACCCAGGAAATAGTCTACATGTTGCGTAGATACCACAGAAGTTTACTTTTAGTTTCTAACCCTGTctgtctccatccttctctccatggctccctcccttcctctttRCCTCCCTCTGTGCTGCCCCTATAGGTGAGAGTGTTCCGGTGGAGGAGCAGTTTGACAAGGAGAAGGCTAACGCTGAGGTCCAGGCTCTAGACAACGTGGTGAACAATGAGAAGATGGCACCCACACCCAACATTCCAGGGGTTAAACTGACCGACGCAGAGAAGGAGAAGTGTGAGGCTGAGCTGTCTAAACTCTACAAGCAGCTGGATGATAAGGTGAGGTAGCAGAGCCACATGGCAACTTGCTAGATTCGATCTAGACAGTGACCTGTCATTTTAAAGGTAGATTCAGTGCGATGATGCAGATGCACAAAGTGAACAGCAGCAGTTGGTCAATTTCCGCAGGAACTAAGAgctcaacttctctgctgttttgttCCCGTAGCTACCACGTTGTAGCAGCGATAAGCGAACTCGTacacatgcgcagatactctgtgtgagagcaaagtcttgcatcgCACTCATTGCAATATCTGTGGTCCTGCTCGTGGCAACGCCATAATGCTGAGTCTACCTTTGAAATATGTTTTGCTGATGATTTGAGACGAGAACACTTTGGTATTAActcaccccctccccctctctctcttctctccatcaggATGATGAGATCAACCAGCAGAGCCAGCTGGCAGAGAAACTAAAGCAGCAGATGCTGGACCAGGAGGAGGTGAGACCCCTTGCTACCACAAGCGCATATACGCACGCCGCGTCCCTCCAGCCCTCCTGCTCTGTTAACAATGCCATCAGTCTGCCTGTACAGGCCCGTCTAAGGGGTCAGACTGTTAGCTGACGGTTAGCCCGGACACAGCAGGGTTAAAGAGGCGCCACTCAGCCTGGGTAGAATCTGACATCTAACACTCATCTCAGCCTTCCGTAGGCTGGATTTTAATTACAGATGAATATTCTGAGTAGGGAATGAATAATAACAGGCGTGYGTCTTATTCAGTAGGGTACAAAATAGCATAATGTTCTGCAATTGAAAGTACCTCCCACCTACCTGTTTCAAAAGTTTTCTCCCTAATGAACACACAATCGCAAGTTAGCTTTTTGCAAGCGAGAGCTACACCTTTCCCCCCTCATTAGCCTTTTACAAAGACAGAGAAGAAACCTTATCAATCAATATACTTAGGCAAAGTGGGGATATTTGAttatgtttacatactatttACATACTACTGATTTGAAACAGTAATGGTACAATAAATACCTGGAATGGGACGGTACAGGACACATGTTCCTTTCCTGTAACCCTGACCTGACGCCCCCACTTTAGWTTTACGCTGGTGAAAGTTTAATGAACTTCCTCATCAGACTAAAGAGAGGCTGTGGTTCTCTTCTTCAAAGGTAAAGATTTAAATCAGATGGRgtctgtgtcccaaatggcaccctattccctttatagtgcactacttttgaccaggacccatagcacaggaggctgctgaggggaggatggctcatattAATGGCAAGAACAAATGGactcaaacaaatcaaatcaaatgttatttgtaacatgcaccgaatacaacaggtgtagaccttgcagtgaaatgcttacttacaagcccttaaccaagaatGCACTTCAATAAAGTTAAAATATTTACTATATAAACTaaagtaataaaaagtaacacaataaaataataatgaggTTATATACCAGTACCAATTCAATGTGTGGGYATAKAGGTTAGTCAAGGtattattaattgttcagcagtcttatggcttgMgggtagaagctgttaaggagccttttggacctagacttggcgctccggtacagcttgctgtgcggtagcagagagaacagtctatgacttgggtgactggagtcttagacaattttttggggccttcctctgacactccctagtatatacagttgaagtcggaagtttacatacaccttagccaaatacatttaaactcagtttttcacaattcctgacatgtaatcctagtaaaacttccctgtctttggtcagttaggatcaccactttattttaagaatgtgaaatgtcagaataatagtagaattatttatttcatcacattcccagtgggtcagaagtttacatacactcaattagtatttggtagcattgcctttaaattgtgtaatttgggtcaaatgtttcaggtagctttccacaagcttcacacaataagttgggtgaattttggcccattcctcctgacagagctggtgtaactgagtccggtttgtaggcctccttgctctttACATGcttttttctataggattgacgtcagggatttttgtatgtaaacttctgaccaactggaattgtaatacagtgaattacgCCGTGCACTTTTCACAActatcttgatgtgtttggaccatgatagtttgttggtgatgtggacacaaggtgcttgaaactctcgacctgctccactacattcCGTCAatattaatgggggcctgttcggccctccttttcctgtagtccacgatcaactgctttgtcttgctcacattgagagctcacactgccaggtctcatcgttttcggtgatcaggcctaccactgttgtcgtcagcaaacttaatgatggtgttgtgcttggccatgcagtcgtgggtgaacagggagtacaggagtggactgagcacacacccttgaagggaccccagtgttgaggatcagcgtggcagatgtggtgttgcctacccttaccacctgggggctgcccatcaggaagtccaggatccagttgcagagggatgtgtttagtcccagggtccttagcttattgaggAGCTTAgtgggcactatggttttgaacgctgagctgtagtcaatgtacAGCATTCTAACAAAGGTgtttgtccagttgggaaagggcagtgtggagtgcgattgagtcatctctggatctgttagggcgtatgtgaattggagtgggtctagggtttgcgggataatggtgttgatgtgagtcatgaccagcatttcaagcacttcatggctaccgacgtgagtgctatgaggcggtagtcatttaagcaagttaccttcgctttcttgtgcacagactatggtggtctgcttgaaacatgtaggtattacagactcaatcagggagagGTTATGAATGTCACCGAccatacttgccagttggtccgcgcttGCTCGGAtcacacttcctggtaatccatctggccctgtggccttgtgaatgttgacctgtttaaagggcttgctcacattggctacggcgagcatgatcacacagttgtccggaaacCATTCGTTTggcgtatttgataccattccacccattctgctccaaccattaccacgagcccgtcctccctgaTTAAGGTGCTCCTGTGGACCATAGGGCTCATAGGTCCGAAGTAGTGtattatttagggaatagggtgccatttagaactCATCCACTGTGACGTTGTGATTCAGATCCTTAGAGACTAGTATGAGGTTCATCGCCAACACTCAGGGTTTTGGCTCTAGCTGGCTCACATAGATAagatggagatgagagaagaggtgtCCTGGGATAGCTGCGGTACATTCGATTTTAAAgcagcaatctgcagttgctacatccgtTTTTGGAATTTAAATGTAATGATATATATATAGTCATTCCATCttgaaaaatattatttatacatGCTTAGTTTGActcttaccccatcagaacccaaactaAGCTTTTTATTCCTTAGTTTGTAAACAATGTGAAGGTGAATAATTACATTGTTAGAACTATACATTTTCttgaatggtcagtccttgtatccatagctctgtctttgAATTTCTGTTCCTTCTCCAGCTGCTGGCCTCATCACGTCGCGACCACGACAACCTGCAGGTAGAGCTGAACCGTCTGCAGTCCGAAAATGAGGCGTCtaaggaggaggtgaaggaggtgCTACAGGCCCTGGAGGAGCTGGCTGTTAACTATGACCAGAAGAGCCAGGAGGTGGAGGACAAGACTAAGGAGTTTGAGGCTCTCAGCGAGGAGCTTAACCAGAAATCGGTGAGAAGGATGCCATTTTCCAATAGGTCTACCTTTTTAATAATGTCTTTCCTTCCTCTTTACCTTCAACCAGAAATTGGTGAGAGGAGAACAAGTCATTCATAATCTAAACTCACCAAGAGATTTTAGTATTGTGAAATCCTATGATGTACTTATAATGTCCTATGCCAACTACTGATACTCTCGGTAAGAAATCCTGCTGGTTTTCACTGTTTGGCTGTTCACTCAGCTAGTGTTCCAGGTGTAAGTCAGTCCAGGTTTAGAAAGGGAGGATGAAAACCAAAAGTGTCTGGAACTAAACTTGTCCTTTGTCGTCCTCAGAGTATCCTGGTGTCCATTGACTCTGAGCTGCAGAAGCTGAAGGAGATGACCAACCACCAGAAGAAGAGGGTCACTGAGATGATGTCATCACTGCTCAAAGATCTGGCTGAGATCGGCATCGCTGTGGGCAGCAATGACATCAAGGTATGCCAGCCAATCATGGAAGGGAAGCCCGGTATTTGGATACTTTTTGGGGAATCCTGAAGAGTGGATGTTTATGGCTCGTGTACTGTATATACCAATTAACCTTATCCCAAACATTAGTAACTTCATCCTTAACTATGCTTTTGGTACACTATATCTGATGCATGTCTTTTGCACAATGACATTTGAGTCTTACATTTGTgccttttacccccccccccccttctccagcAACAAGAGGGCAGTGGTCTGATAGACGAGGAGTTCACGGTGGCACGTCTGTACATCAGTAAGATGAAGTCGGAGGTGAAGACCATGGTGAAACGCAGCAAGCAGCTGGAGAGCACTCAGGCCGAGAGCAACGAGAAGATGGACGAGAATGAGAAGGAGCTGGCCTCCTGTCAGCTACGCATCTCCCAGGTAACCATCGTCACCTGGGATAGAGGGCTTGAGAGAAGGTGTCATGGGGTGGCTGtcgttcaaatcaaaatgtagtCACTTCTCTTGGTCGATTTTTATTTCAATTCAGTgaatttaaaagcaatgaggaACATTGGGATCCGGATTACAGTTTACTACTTGAATTAAATGGAATCTACCCCAACCCTGGTTCAATGTATTGCTCCATTTTAATTCCCCCTCAGCACGAGGCTAAGATCAAGTCCCTGACAGAGTACCTTCAGAACGTGGAGCAGAAGAAAAGACAGCTGGAGGAGAACGTAGACTCTTTGAATGAGGAACTGGTCAAGATCAGCGCTCAGGGTGActacaacattttttatttatcctatTCAAACAGGAAGATCCCATCCCTCTTGCTTCGAAGACCTTTCCCCAACAAGGCACATCACACATTCCTTATTGAAATGTGTATTTTGATATGTTATTTCTACAAAACCATGGACACATTTGACTACAAGTTGACACCTAGCTTTTCAACAGTCTTCCACCCTCTACTGGTGAAAAGGTTGCTGACACCCGTCTCATGTTTCTCCCCTTGCAGAGAAAGTTCAGGCTATGGAGAAGGAAAATGAGGTCCAAACTGCCACCGAAGTCAAGGTATGACCAACAGTGGATTTCTCCTGACAGGCTATTCTTTCATATCTTGATAACTGATCATTTCGATTATATGAACTTTTTGTGTTGGTGATCATTTGTATATTTGTGTAAAATATTCTCCATTATTGTATGTTTGATTCCTGTATGTGCCAAATACACTCAATATATATCTTTGTTAAAGTTGACATCCATAGAAGTTTCTGCTTAAAATACCATATTTTGTGTTGGTACTAATATACGTTCTAATATATTTGTTGGTAACTAGTTGTATGTGTTTGTTGCTAGGAGGCGGTTGAGCATCAGATCCAGTCTCACCGCGAGGCCCATCAGAAACAGATCAGCAGCCTGAGAGACGAGCTAGACAACAAGGAGAAACTCATCACTGAGCTCCAGGAGTATGGgaacacataacatacacacacacacacgtgcgcagacacacacactcacacaattcCATGAggcccatcacacacacaacatatggaACAACAATTTGTTAGTTAGTTGCTGGCTCTGTCTCACTATCTCTatttgtgtctctctctagtctgaaCCAGAAGATCATGCTGGAACAGGAGCGTCTGCGGGTGGAGCACGAGAAACTCAAATCCACCGACCYGGACAAGAGCCGCAAGCTGCACGAGCTCACGTACGTAACCACCCATCCATTTGCCTTACACAGTTGCCATCGTACATACACAATCTATATTCGCACACTATCATTTGTTCTTAGCTGAATCACCAATGTCTGCAACCATATGAAAAGCTGTGATGTGGCAATGCAGAATCACtgatctggttgtgtgtgtgttttacagggtGATGCAGGACAGGAGAGAGCAGGCCAGACAAGACCTGAAGGGACTGGAGGAGACTGTGGCTAAGGAGCTCCAGACTCTCCACAACCTCAGAAAACTGTTTGTTCAGGACCTGGCTACCAGAGTCAAGAAGGTACAACACACAGTGTTAGCTTTTTACAAGCTTTTAACTTGAAGAGCGAGAGCtgcatatcccccccccccccccccagtgaacaaccactgtatagcctccacatggtCAGAAGTatgattttgatatcatggatggtcagtcctcatatccatagctcggtctatgaatttgaaagtggttccatttctccagccctatccctTAGCTTTTTAACAAAACAGTGGCGGGGTATGCTTTTactgtttgaactgcagatttctCCTTTAAATGTCATACCCCGTCTCTTATCAGCTCTGTTGCGTCACAAATATGATTTCCCCCCCCCATACGCTTTGTTTTCATACCACAATTCCGCGTTGAAAGTGTATGGGTCCGTGAAAGGCACCATTTGCTATGTTAATTACTGTTTCTCAATGGTTATTTAAAACTCAAACTTGGCTTTAATGGTGCCTTTCACTGAAAAtttgagtttgtgtgtttgtgtgtcttgtaaATGGAGAGCGAATGACAAGTGTAATAAAAGTAAATGTTCTGTAATAAT from Salvelinus sp. IW2-2015 linkage group LG27, ASM291031v2, whole genome shotgun sequence includes the following:
- the LOC111953669 gene encoding kinesin-1 heavy chain, which encodes MADPAECTIKVMCRFRPLNSSEVARGDKYIPKFTGEDQVSISGKPFMFDRVFGSNTTQEQMYKASAQKIVKDVLDGYNGTIFAFGQTSSGKTHTMEGILHDPDGMGIIPRIVQDIFNYIYSMEENLEFHIKVSYFEIYLDRIKDLLDVTKNNLSVHEDKNRVPYVKGCTERFVCSPEEVMDTIDEGKSNRHVAVTNMNEHSSRSHSIFQINVKQENTATEQKLRGKLYLVDLAGSEKVGKTGAEGAVLEEAKNINNSLSALGNVISALAEGSTYVPYRDSKMTRILQDSLGGNCRTTMVICASPSAYNEAETKSTLMFGQRAKTIKNTVCLNVELTAEQWKKKYEREKAKNTTLRGTVTWLENELNRWRNGESVPVEEQFDKEKANAEVQALDNVVNNEKMAPTPNIPGVKLTDAEKEKCEAELSKLYKQLDDKDDEINQQSQLAEKLKQQMLDQEELLASSRRDHDNLQVELNRLQSENEASKEEVKEVLQALEELAVNYDQKSQEVEDKTKEFEALSEELNQKSSILVSIDSELQKLKEMTNHQKKRVTEMMSSLLKDLAEIGIAVGSNDIKQQEGSGLIDEEFTVARLYISKMKSEVKTMVKRSKQLESTQAESNEKMDENEKELASCQLRISQHEAKIKSLTEYLQNVEQKKRQLEENVDSLNEELVKISAQEKVQAMEKENEVQTATEVKEAVEHQIQSHREAHQKQISSLRDELDNKEKLITELQDLNQKIMLEQERLRVEHEKLKSTDXDKSRKLHELTVMQDRREQARQDLKGLEETVAKELQTLHNLRKLFVQDLATRVKKSAEMDSDDTGGSAAQKQKISFLENNLEQLTKVHKQLVRDNADLRCELPKLEKRLRATAERVKALESALKEAKENAARDRKRYQQEVDRIKEAVRAKNMARRGHSAQIAKPIRPGQPPVASPTHPNVNRTGLFNSQPTGIRGGGAKQ